TGGGTGTGACCGGAGTGATCAGCGCCTGCGCCGATCTGCTCATCGCCGCGTGGCGCAACGATGCGCTCACCACGCTGATCGCACCGTATCGCGATGCCCCGCCGCTGACGCAACTGGCGCCGGCCACGCGGCTGCTCGACATCGCGGAGGAAGTCGCACCGGGGATGAAACCGGATTTCATCGCCTTCCCCGGCACACGCTTTTCCAGCGAGCACCATTACTCGGTATTCATGAAGGGCGGCACGCACCTGACCTCGCACCTGCTGACGCCGGTGCTGATCGACGCCACGACCTTGCAGGTCACCGCCGTGGCCGAACGGCCGTGGTACATGGACGCCATGGGCATGTCGCAGCCGCTGCACTTTGGTGACTACGGCGGCATGCCGATGAAGATCCTCTGGGCGACGCTGGACGTGCTGACGATTATCGTGTTGACCAGCGGAGTGTATCTGTGGGTGGTGCGGCGCAAGGCGTCCAAGCCTGTGCTGGAAACGGCGGAGGCCTCGGCATGAAGCCGCGTCAGTCGAGTTTCTGGAAAGTCTTCAGCACACCGATCGTGATCGCCCTGCTCAGTGTGGCGGGGCTGTTTGCGGCGTTGCTCGGGGACGGGATCTGGGATGCGTTGAGCTGGGTCGGCCTTGGCGTGCCCGCGGTTTTGGCCATGAAGGGATTGCTGCAGCGCGGGTGATTATTGTTGCCTGACATGGCGCCTTCGCGAGCAAGCTCGCTCCCACAGGGGAACGCATTTCAAATGTGGGAGCGAGCTTGCTCGCGAAGGCGTCAGTCAGCACACCATCGAATCCTCGCCAGCCGAGCGTGATGTGATTAGGCTAATCTCCTGCTCTTCGCCGACCACCGAGGTTCATCCATGTCCGCCCCCAGCATGACCCTGTACCACAACACCCTGTCGCCCTTCGTCCGCAAGGTCATGGTGCTGCTGCACGAAACCGGTCAGCAGGATCGTGTCGCGCTGCAAGACTGTGTGCTCAGCCCGGTCAGCCCGAACCCGGCGCTGATCGCCGACAACCCGTTGAGCAAAATCCCCGCCCTGCGCCTGGCCGACGGCAATGTCATCCATGACAGCCGCGTCATCCTTGAGTACCTCGACCAGCAGCACGTCGGCAACCCGCTGATCCCCCGTGAAGGCGCGGCGCGCTGGCGGCGCCTGACCCTGGCGTCGATGGCCGACGGGATCATGGATGCCTCGGTAATGGTGCGTTACGAAACCGTCCTGCGCCCGATGGAAAAACACTGGGACGAATGGCTCGACGCCCAGCGCGACAAGATTCGCCGCGCCCTCGCCGTGCTCGAGAACGAAGCGATTGCCGAGCTGACCAGCCATTTCGATGTCGCGGCGATCAGCGTGGCCTGCGCACTGGGCTATCTGGACCTGCGCTTCCCGGACATGGACTGGCGGGCGGCCAACCCGCAACTGGCCAACTGGTATTTCGAAGTGAGTCAGCGACCGTCCATGGTGGCGACAATGCCCAAGCCTTAAAGCTGCGCTGCCTGTTCCGGCCTCTTCGCGAGCAGGCTCGCTCCCACAGGATGGATGCCATACCCGAATCCCTTGTGGGAGCGAGCCTGCTCGCGAATGCACCACCTCGGTTCTGGCGGCAGCGCTGCAAAAATCAGCGTCAGCAACACCGCTACTTCCCTGCGCTCAGCTCTCAACCCGCTCATTGCATCGCCTCCACATCAAACTCCAGCGGCTTGGCCGACTTCGTGCCA
This genomic interval from Pseudomonas koreensis contains the following:
- a CDS encoding DUF4175 domain-containing protein, which gives rise to MKPRQSSFWKVFSTPIVIALLSVAGLFAALLGDGIWDALSWVGLGVPAVLAMKGLLQRG
- a CDS encoding glutathione S-transferase, with the protein product MSAPSMTLYHNTLSPFVRKVMVLLHETGQQDRVALQDCVLSPVSPNPALIADNPLSKIPALRLADGNVIHDSRVILEYLDQQHVGNPLIPREGAARWRRLTLASMADGIMDASVMVRYETVLRPMEKHWDEWLDAQRDKIRRALAVLENEAIAELTSHFDVAAISVACALGYLDLRFPDMDWRAANPQLANWYFEVSQRPSMVATMPKP